attttttaagtgtgtgaattttttcaatataacgattaataattttgtttattatattatcaaatttgACACATGTATCTGTATATgctttaatataaaaagttttgtttGATTTTGAAAATCTTCCATCTATAACAAGTgcttttctattatttttagtaaatttttgCCAACGTTTACCAAAATCTCCATATTTTGCAAATCTACCAAAATATTGCATCAATTTTCTTGAAAACATTTGTTCATCGTCTATATTCTTTTTTGGATATTTAGAAGGATATCTAAATGGATGACcaaatacatattttaattctCTACCTTGCATTGCTCCCATCCATTTTGGCCAGGGATTAATTGGTGATCGTTTTCTAAACTCATAAAAatacacattttttttagctGTTTCATAATATGTATTTgcaaattttatcatttgacAATCAAACATTAAATCAGAagtaaatcttttaattttatccctataatttttatatttagttGTATTATATATTGCAATAAATTGTTCTTTTTCACTTTCTGTTAACTCGAAACTTTTGTGAAGTTTAGAAAAAAGGCCCTCAAAAACTTGTTGACTTAAATTACATTGATTATCTGGAGATTCTGGGGATATTAATGGGTCAAATACACAACCATATTTGGAAAGAAATTCAGGCATAAATACAGATGATTCATCAGATGTTCTTCCAATTAAAAGATCAAcatgtttataaaatgtttttttgtcaaataaTTCTCTAATGTCCCTTTTAAAGAAAACGGAATCATTTTGAATCGGAGAAAATACACTATTTAACATCATCTGTTTTGGTACACGTATATGCTTACTAGCTTTTAATAAAGTTGAtggttttttttcttttaaacatgatataatgttttctaaatttttttttttaataggaCAACCTAATTTTTTTGCAACATTTATAGTATTTcgttttatatattttggtAAAACTGCAccaaaaatgttaaaaattactcCTGAAGAAATAATCATTCTATTAAAATACTTAACACTTTCTTTATTCAATAGATGAGCTGTTGCAGATACACCACCAACACTTTGACCATATAAAGTAATCATATCTTTCTTACCACCaaaatattcaatattttcatatacCCATTTTAATCCCATTTGTTGATCTAAAAATCCCATATTTCCTTTAATACTACTATTATCACTCAAATAACCAAatccaaaaatatttatcctATAATTAAGATTAACAATGATTGCTTCTGATTCTAATGCAAGAACTGATCCATTATAAATATCTACTGAACCTGATCCACGACGAAATGCTCCACCATGAAGAAAAACTATAGTTGCAccacttttatttttaggaaCCCACATATTTAATTGCAAACAATTTTCTCCTATCCTATTAGTTGGATTAAATTCATCTGATCCTGAAAAGTTCATTTTAGTAATCAATTGTGGACAACTAATTGCCGGAGTAGTTGCATGAAGTATATTTTTCCATGCTGGAATTTTCATTTGAACTGGTGGCATAAATCTCAATTCTTTTTTAGGTGGTTTAGCAAAAGGAATTCCCAAAAATTCTGTTACTTTACCATTAGAGAAAACCTAAAATAAgtgttaattttaattaattttatcttacTAGTTTCTTTCCTATAACTTTACCATAATTAGTTGTGTATATTTTTTCACCAAAAATTAACGtgaaaaataatgaaagcaaatatataaaatatattgtcattataatatcaaatctactaaaaaattcataaaataCATCTATTATAATATGATGAATATGCTATattaagtattttaaaaagtaaatatttagttaatttttgaaattattttaataaaaaaaattaacaaaacatttttaaaaaaaattataagaaaatacttctaaaaaatagtaaacacttaattttttaat
This Strongyloides ratti genome assembly S_ratti_ED321, chromosome : 2 DNA region includes the following protein-coding sequences:
- a CDS encoding Acetylcholinesterase: MTIYFIYLLSLFFTLIFGEKIYTTNYGKVIGKKLVFSNGKVTEFLGIPFAKPPKKELRFMPPVQMKIPAWKNILHATTPAISCPQLITKMNFSGSDEFNPTNRIGENCLQLNMWVPKNKSGATIVFLHGGAFRRGSGSVDIYNGSVLALESEAIIVNLNYRINIFGFGYLSDNSSIKGNMGFLDQQMGLKWVYENIEYFGGKKDMITLYGQSVGGVSATAHLLNKESVKYFNRMIISSGVIFNIFGAVLPKYIKRNTINVAKKLGCPIKKKNLENIISCLKEKKPSTLLKASKHIRVPKQMMLNSVFSPIQNDSVFFKRDIRELFDKKTFYKHVDLLIGRTSDESSVFMPEFLSKYGCVFDPLISPESPDNQCNLSQQVFEGLFSKLHKSFELTESEKEQFIAIYNTTKYKNYRDKIKRFTSDLMFDCQMIKFANTYYETAKKNVYFYEFRKRSPINPWPKWMGAMQGRELKYVFGHPFRYPSKYPKKNIDDEQMFSRKLMQYFGRFAKYGDFGKRWQKFTKNNRKALVIDGRFSKSNKTFYIKAYTDTCVKFDNIINKIINRYIEKIHTLKKFKRK